Proteins encoded by one window of Dreissena polymorpha isolate Duluth1 chromosome 11, UMN_Dpol_1.0, whole genome shotgun sequence:
- the LOC127850345 gene encoding uncharacterized protein LOC127850345, which produces MKWLVAVFACIILAAEARGPPTTGNRGNGPPPEDENRGQGRTSSGLSATKNFCRGLAIGTIVNANATFDAVFASIDPVCDDLLDFFAANEPLRERRTPRGSRPSPSSGSRPSPPSGSRPGPPSGSRPGPPSAASIFRRTCDQVERIPLDDGNKAQELIDILVRFNAVCDVLDSI; this is translated from the exons ATGAAGTGGCTGGTTGCAGTGTTCGCCTGTATAATTTTGGCTGCAGAGGCTAGAGGA CCTCCGACAACTGGGAACAGGGGAAATGGCCCGCCACCCGAGGATGAGAACAGGGGTCAGGGCCGTACATCAAGTGGACTTTCCGCCACCAAAAACTTCTGTCGGGGGCTTGCAATAGGTACCATTGTCAACGCCAATGCTACTTTTGACGCAGTCTTCGCTTCTATTGACCCAGTTTGCGATGATCTGCTGGACTTCTTTGCTGCTAACGAACCCTTG CGCGAGCGCCGTACGCCAAGGGGTAGCCGCCCTAGCCCGTCAAGCGGTAGCCGCCCTAGCCCGCCAAGCGGTAGCCGCCCTGGCCCGCCAAGCGGTAGCCGCCCTGGCCCGCCAAGCGCTGCTAGCATATTCCGCCGCACATGCGACCAGGTTGAAAGAATCCCGCTTGACGATGGG AACAAGGCCCAGGAGCTTATTGATATCCTCGTCCGCTTCAATGCAGTATGTGACGTTCTGGATTCTATCTAA